DNA from Gottschalkia purinilytica:
AAGTTTGCTACTGAATTAGCGAAAATAGGGGTAACTACAATAAGTGGAATGGCAAAAGGTGTAGATACTGATGTTCATAGAAGTACGATAAAATCAAATGGAAGAACTATAGCTGTTTTAGGAAGCGGTCTTGACGTAATATATCCAAAATCGAATAAAAATTTATATGAAGAGATAATATATAATGGATGTGTTATGTCAGAGTTTCCTTTAGGTACTCAACCTTTCGCTTATAATTTTCCTCAAAGAAATAGAATAGTAAGTGGGTTATCTTTAGGAGTAGTAGTTATAGAAGCAGGAGAAAAAAGTGGATCTTTAATTACAGCACAACATGCATTGGAACAGGGTAAAGATGTATTTGCATTACCTGGAAATATAAATAGTATTTATAGTATTGGAACGAACAAGTTAATAAAAGATGGTGCAAAGTTACTTCTAAGTTTAGATGATATAATTGAAGAAATTATTGAATTGAAAGATATAAGTAAGAAAATAAATGTAGATAATAGGAACATAATTGATTATGAAGAATTAAGTGAAAAAGAAGTGCAAATTTTTAAATGTATACAAGAAGGAACTATTCATCTAGATATGATATCATATAAAACGGGAATAAATATATCTAGTGTAACTAGTATACTTACAATATTAGAAATAAAAGGTATAATAAAACAATTGCCTGGTAAGCTATTTTCAGTTAAATAGCAACATAATAGACTAATATCTATGTTTTTGATATAATAACAAACATTATGATTCGGAGGTGAATTATATGGCAAAATCTTTAGTTATAGTCGAGTCACCGGCAAAAGCAAAGACGATATCAAAGTTTTTAGGAAGAAATTATAAAGTAAAGGCGTCTGTAGGACATGTAAGAGATTTACCTAAAAGTAAATTAGGTATTAATATAGATGAATATTTTGAGCCAGAATATATTACTATCAGAGGGAAAGGTCCTGTAATAAAAGAACTCAAAAGTGAAGCAAAGAAGGTAGATAAAGTATTCTTAGCAACTGACCCTGATAGAGAAGGTGAAGCTATATCTTGGCATTTAGCTAATATATTGCAAATAGATGATAGTGAGCAAGTTAGGATAGAATTCAATGAAATAACAAAAAATGCAATACAAAATGCTATTAAGAAACCTAGAAAGATAAATAAAGATTTAGTTGATGCACAACAAGCTAGAAGAGTATTAGACAGATTAGTTGGTTATAAAATAAGTCCTCTATTATGGAAAAAGGTAAAAAAAGGACTAAGTGCAGGTAGGGTGCAATCTATAGCAACTAAATTAGTATGTGATAGAGAAAAAGAGATAGAACAGTTTGAGCCAAAAGAATACTGGACTATAGATGCAACTTTATCAAAGGGTAAAAGTAAATATGTTGCTTCCTTTTATGGTAAAAAAACAAATAACAAAGAAGAAAAAGTTGAACTTAGTACAAAAGAACAAGTAGACGATATTATATCTTTAGTTTCAAAGGAAAAGTTTATAGTAGAAGATGTTAAGAAAGGTAAGAGAAAAAGAAATCCTTATTTACCTTATACTACGAGTAGTTTGCAACAAGATGCTCATAAAAGAATAGGATTCTCTACTAAAAAAACTATGATAATAGCTCAACAATTATATGAAGGTATAGATGTAAAAGGAGAAGGAAGTATTGGTCTTATATCATATATAAGAACAGATTCAACAAGAATATCAGAGGAAGCTATAAAGAATGTAAAAGAATTTGTAAATAATGAATATGGAAAAGAATATGTTTCAACAGAAAAAAGAAAATCAAAGAAAAAAGATATACAAGATGCACATGAGGCTATAAGACCTACATCTGTGTTTAGAACACCAGAATCCATAAAAGAATCTTTAAGTAAAGATCAATATAAGCTTTATAAACTTATTTGGGATAGATTTGTAGCTAGTCAAATGAGTCCAGCATTATATGAAACTTTAACTATAAAAATTAGCGCAGGTGACTATATATTTAAATGCAGTGGATCAAAAATAGTTTTCGAAGGGTTTTTAAAGGTTTATAATATTACTGATGAGGATAAAGATATTATTCTACCAGATCTTAAGGTTGGAGAAGAATCAAAATTAATAAAATTAGATCCAAAACAACATTTTACACAGCCGCCACCGAGATATACAGAGGCATCATTAGTAAAGACATTAGAAGAATTAGGAATAGGAAGACCTAGTACATATGCTCCTACTATAAGCACTATACTGAGTAGGGGATATGTAGTACTTGAAAAAAAGAGCTTTGTTCCTACTGAATTGGGTAGTTTGGTAACAGATTTATTAATAGATTATTTTAAAAACATTATAAATGAAGAGTTTACTGCTGATATGGAAGAGAGTCTAGACAAAATAGAAGAAGGTGAACTAGAGTGGAAAAAAGTTATTGAAAGTTTTTACAATAACTTTAAAAAAGATTTAGAAATTGCAGAAAATGAGATAAGTAAAATAGAAATAAAAGAAGAAGAAACAGATGTCTTATGTGAGAAATGCGGAAGAAATATGGTGGTGAAACTAGGGAGGTACGGAAAATTTTTAGCTTGTCCAGGATATCCAGAATGTAAAAATGCAAAACCATTTGTAGAAGACTTAGGAATAGATTGTCCTAAATGTGATGGTAAAATAGTAGAGAGAAGATCTAAAAAAGGAAGAAAGTTTTTTGGATGTAGTAATTATCCTGAATGTGATTTTGTATCTTGGGATAAACCTATAGATGAAAAATGTCCTAAATGCAATAATTTGCTTATGGAGAAAAACACCAAAAAGGGTAAGACGATTAAGTGTATAAATAATGAATGTGATTATAAAAAACAAACAGATTAAAATAAGTAGTCATATTTAGAGGGTATATTATAGTAATAATTAATGTATAGAAACAATCATTATGATTTCTACAGATTTATTTTAGGAGAGTGGATGTGATGTTGAAAGGAACTACTATTATTGCAGTTAAAAAAGGTGAAAGGACTGCTATAGCCGGTGATGGACAAGTTACATTTGGAGATAAGACGGTTATGAAACATTCAGCTAAAAAAGTAAGAAAGATATATAATGATAAGGTTGTAATTGGATTTGCGGGATCTGTTTCAGATGCTCTTACTCTTGCAGAAATGCTAGAAGAAAAACTAGAGCAAAATGGTGGAAACTTGAAAAGAGCTTCTGTAGAACTTGCTAGAGAATGGCGAAGAGATAAAGTAATGGCGAAGTTAGAAGCAATGTTAATAGCATCAGATAAGGAAAACCTTTTAGTTATATCTGGAACAGGAGAAGTTATTGAGCCTGATGACGGAGTAGTTGCTATAGGATCAGGTGGTAGCTATGCTTTAGCTGCTGGAAAAGCACTTATAATGTACTCTGATTTGGATATAAGTGATATAGCTAAAGAAGCTTTATTAATTGCTTCTTCTATATGTGTATATACAAATAATAATATCTCCATTGAAGAGTTGTAAAAGGAGTGTAAAATAATATGAAAGAGTTAACACCAAAACAAATTGTATCTGAGTTAGATAAGTATATAATAGGTCAGAAAAACGCTAAGAAATCAGTTGCAATAGCACTAAGAAATAGATATAGAAGAAGTCTTTTAGATGAGGAATTTCAAGAAGAAGTTAAACCTAAAAATATACTAATGGTTGGACCAACCGGAGTAGGTAAAACTGAAATAGCTAGAAGACTCTCCAAACTAGTAAAAGCTCCATTTGTAAAAATAGAAGCTACAAAATTTACTGAGGTTGGATATGTAGGTAGAGATGTTGATTCTATGATAAGAGATTTAGTTGAAATTTCTATTAGAATGATCAAAACAGAAAAAATAGAGGAAGTTTATGATAAAGCTAGAAAATTAGCAGATGATAAAATAGTTGAAATTTTGATTCCAAGTTCTCCTAAAAAGAATAATTTCAATAATCCGCTAGAAGCTTTTTTTAGTAGTAGTTTAAATAATTCTGAGGATAATACAGAAGATACTAATAATTTTAATATTCAACAGCAAAGAAAAGAGTTTAAGGAAAGACTTCTAAATAACGAATTAGACAATCAAATAATAGAAATCGAAGTTGAGGAAAATAGAAATAATGCTATGGATATGTTAGGTGGAGCAGGACTAGAAGAATTAAATATAAACTTTAATGACTTATTTGGAGGATTAATACCAACTAAACTTAAAAAGAGAAAGGTAACTATAAAAGAAGCAAGAAAAATAATAGCAGATCAAGAAGCTCAAAAGTTAATTGATATGGATGATGTAACAACACTGGGTATAAAAAGAGCAGAAGAACATGGTATTATATTCATAGATGAAATAGATAAAATTGCTGTAAAAGGATCAAGTTCAGGACCAGATGTTTCTAGAGAAGGAGTACAGAGAGATATTCTTCCTATAGTAGAAGGATGTACTGTTATGACTAAATATGGTCCTGTTAGAACAGATCATGTATTATTTATTGCAGCAGGTGCATTTCATGTTGCTAAAACTACTGATTTAATACCAGAAATACAAGGTAGATTTCCAATAAGAGTTGTTCTTGAGAACTTAACAGAAGAGAACTTTAAGGAGATATTAGTTAAGCCTCAAAATGCTCTTACAAAACAGTATGAATTATTACTACGAACTGAAGGTATAAACATAAAATTTAGTGATAACTCATTAGATGAAATAGCCAAAATTGCATTCATACTAAATCAAGAAAGTGAGAATATAGGTGCTAGAAGACTTCATACTTTATTAGAACAATTATTAGAGGATATATCGTTTGAAGCACCAGATATTGAAAATAAAGATATAATTATAGATGAAAATTACGTAAGACAAAAGTTAAATCCGAATATACAAGGGAAAGATGTATCAAAATACATCATATAGAGGAGGATAAACATGGGAGAAAGCTTACTCCAAAAAACAAGAAGATTAAATAAAATTCTACAAAACTCAGGATCAGAACCTGTATCTTTTGAGGAACTAAGTAATACTCTTAGTGAAATACTAGAGGCTAATGTATATATATCAAATATAAAAGGAAAAGTTTTAGGATTTGCATTACATGAAGGATTTGATTGTGGAATACTTCAAAGCGAAATAGTTAAAGAAAAAAGATTTCCTAAAGAGTATCATGATGAGTTGTTAAAAGTTTCAGAAACTAGTGAGAATATACAAGAAATTTCTGAATGTGTATTTGATCAAATATCACAATGTCCATATCCAAATAAAATAGCTACAGTAATACCTATAAGAAGTGGTGGAACTAGACTAGGAACTTTAGTATTAGCCAGATTTGGAAGAGAATTCACAGAAGATGATCTGGTCTTAGCTGAATATAGTGCTACAGTCGTAGGCATGGAAATACTAAGAGCTAAGAATGAAGCCATAGAAGAAGAAGCTAGAAAAAAAGCTGTTATTCAAATGGCAATAGGAACACTATCATATTCAGAACTAGAAGCCGTAGAACATATATTTAAAGAATTAGATGGAAATGAAGGATTATTAGTAGCTAGTAAAATTGCAGATAGAGTGGGTATAACAAGATCGGTTATAGTAAATGCATTAAGAAAGTTTGAAAGTGCAGGACTTATAGAGTCAAGATCGTTAGGAATGAAAGGGACACATATAAAAGTATTAAATAATAGGCTATTAGATGAATTAAAAAATTTAAATTAAAGAAAGTATATAGAAAAACGACAAAACATTTTATGTTTTGTCGTTTTTCTATGTAAAAAAGCTCAGTTTTTGTTAGGACTCATGTACTAAATGTGGTAAAAAGAAAAAAATATAGAGGATTCTGACAGGAAACGTAGAAAATAAAGCTTTAAAGAAAATTATAACAAAACATGAAAAGCAATACATATAATTTAAAATTTTTCTTATCAGTAAATTACTTATGGTATATATACCATATGATAAGTGACAATTAATATTTATTTATGGAGGTGATAAAGTGCTAAGTAAAATCTATGGTCAGACAAATATTTTAAAAGCAGCACTAGATGGTTCGTCAGCAAAAGATAAAGCAATAGCAAACAATATGTCTAATGTAAATACACCAGGATATAAACGGTTAGATGTAGATTTTGAAGGACAGTTAAAAAAAATACTAACTACAGAAGGAAAATTACAACTACAGAAAACTCATCAAGGTCACATAGGAGATAATAATAGTATAGAAAATTTTAATCCTAATACTCAACAATATAAAAATATATCTGTTAAAAGAGATAAAAATGGAGTAAACATGGATGTAGAAATGGCTGAAATGGCAAAAAACACAATAATGTATAATGCTCTAATTACACAGATATCGAGAAAGTTTAATTCAATAAAAACAGTTATAAGTGAGGGAGGAAAGTAGTGTGGGAATGTTTAGTTCAATTAACATAAGTGCTTCTGGGCTAACTGCAGAAAGAACAAGAATGGATGTAATATCTAAAAATATAGCAAATGCTAACACAACTAGGACAAGTAGTGGAAAGCCATATAGAAGACAAATGCCTTTATTTAAAGAAAGAGAAGGAGAATCTTTTTCATCATATTTATCAAAAGAATCTGATAAATTATTTAACAAAAACGGAGTAAAAGTATCTGGAATAATTGAAGATAAAACTCCATTTAAAAAGGTATATGATCCAGGACATCCAGACGCAGATCAAAATGGATATGTTGAAATGCCAAATGTAGATATAGTTACTGAAATGGTAGATATGATAACAGCTACTAGAGCATATGAAGCTAATATGACAGCAATAAATTCAGCAAAATCTATGGCAATGAAAGCTTTAGAAATAGGTAGATAAGGAGGAAAATAATGAAAGTAAATAATATAATTAATGATTTTGGAAACATAAATTCTAAGTCTAATGTAACACAAGGCAATACAGATATTAATTTTAGCGATTATCTAAAACAAGCTTTAGATAAAGTAAATGATTTACAATTAGAAGCAGATAATCAGAACCTACTTTTAGCTACAGGTCAAGTTGAAAACATACATGATGTAACTATAGCATCAGAAAAAGCTAAAATAGCATTGGATTTGACTATGGCTGTAAGAAATAAAGTTGTAGATGCTTATAGAGAAATAATGAGAATGCAAATCTAACAGTTAAATGCAGTAGAGGTGAGGTGATTGAGTGGGGGAGACATTTGAACGAATCAGAAACCAGCTAAATGAATTTTGGCAAGGGCTTGATAAAAGCAAGAAAATTAAACTAGGAGTAGCTAGCTTATTATTAATAGTAGGTATAACAGGAATCATATATTTTACTACTAGAACTAAATATGAAGTTTTATATGATAACTTAACACCAAAAGAAGCTGGAGAAATAACTAAAAAGCTAGATGAACAAGGTATAACATGGAAACAGGAAAATAAAGGAAATACCCTACTAGTTCCTACTGAAATGAGGGACAAGGCTAAAATGGATTTAGCTGTGGAAGGACTTCCAAAAGAAAGATATAGTTTTGACAATGCTTTTAGCGATATAGACTGGACTACTACTGAATTTGATAAGAAGCAAAAAATGAAATATGCATTGGAAAACTCATTAGCAAAAGATATATCAAGTATGGATGGTATAGAAAGTGCTGAAGTACATATGAAAGTTCCAGAAGATAGTGGATATGTAATAAAAGAAACAGATAAGCCTACAGCATCTGTATATCTAACACTAGATAAGAATACACCTATAAAGGTTAGCAAAATAAAAGGGATTCAGCACTTAGTAGCTAATGCAGTAGGTGGAATGGAAGCACAAGATGTTTCTATAATTGATAACAAAGGAAAGTTATTAAGTGATAACAAAGGGAACGATGAGATAGATGATTTGAATAATCAACTAGCTATTCAACAAGCTATGCAAGAAAAACTTAATACAAGTATAAAAGAGTTTTTGGAAAAAGCATTTGGTCCTGGAAATGTTGATATAAGAACTAGTATAAAAATGAATTTTGATACAGAAGTTACAAATGTAAAAGAATTTAAACCACCTATAGAGGGTTCTGAAGAAGGAATACCTAGAAGTAAAGAGGAATCAGAAGAAAGCATGGATAATGTCTCAGGTGGACAAGTTCCAGGAACAGAAACAAATGCACAAGATCAGGCACCAGAATATGTTCAAACTGAAACAGGAAGTAATAAATATAATAAAAATAACTCAACAATTAACTATGAAATAAATGAAACTAACAAACAAGTTAAAAGAGGACCTGGAGAAATAGAATCTGTAAGTGTAGCAGTTCTTATAAATGAGGATGTAATAGGGGAAGGATTAACAGATGAGAAGAAAAAAGAAATAACTAATTTAGTTTCTAATGCTACAGCTGGTGCTAGAACTGAGCAGGTTGAAGTAAGTGCTATAAGCTTTAATAATGGACAGGCGAAATCAGAAGAATCTACTGAAAGTGATGGGGGATTACCTTTGTGGGCATGGATGTTAGTAGGAGCATTAGCTCTAGCAGGAGTATCAGGAGCAGTAATTTATAGAAGAAAGAAACTACAAGAAGCAGAAGAATTAGAACAAGAAGAATTAGAGAACATAATGGAAGATACAATTTCTGAAATACCAGAAATGGAAGAAATAGATTTTGGTTCAGAGAAATCACAAATGAAAGAACAAATTTCTAAGTTTATAGATAAAAAGCCTGAAATGGTAGCTCAATTATTAAGAACTTGGCTAAATGAAGAATAGAGGTGAAACCATGTCTGGAAAACAAAAATTAAGTGGAAAAGAAAAAGCAGCAGTATTATTAATCACTCTAGGATCTCAAAAATCTGCTGAAATATTTAAACATCTTAACGAAGAAGAAATAGAAGAACTAACGTTAGAAATAGCAAATATGAGAATGGTTTCTCCTGAAGAAAAACAAATGGTGTTAGAGAACTTTTATGAATTATGCTTAGCTCAAGAATATATCTCAGAAGGTGGAGTTGGATACGCAAAAGATATTCTTGAAAAAGCATTAGGTTCAGATAAAGCAGTTGATATAATAAGCAGACTAACAGCATCATTACAAGTAAGGCCATTTGAATTTGCTAGGAAAGTAGATCCTAATCAGCTATTAAATTATATGCAAAATGAGCATCCACAAACAATAGCTCTTGTTTTAGCTTACTTAGGTTCAAGTCAATCGGCTCAGGTACTTGCAAAATTACCTACAGATAAACAAGCCGAAGTAGCAAAGAGAATAGCTACTATGGATAGAACATCTCCAGAAGTTATAAAAGAAGTAGAGAGAGTAATAGAAGCAAAATTCTCGTCAATGGTATCACAAGACTATACTACAGCTGGAGGTATAGATTCTATAGTTGCTATCTTAAATGCAGTGGATAGAGGAACTGAAAAATATATCATGGAAGAGCTAGAGTTACAAGATATAGAACTAAGTGAAGAAATTAGAAAGAGAATGTTTGTATTTGAAGACATTATTACTCTTGATAATAGATCTATACAAAGATTCATTAGAGAAATTGATAATAATCAATGGGCTATTGCTCTTAAAGGTGCAAGTGATGAAGTTAAAGAGTCTATATTTGGAAATATGTCTAAACGTTTAGTTGAAATGATTAAAGAAGACATGGAGTTCATGGGCCCTGTAAGATTAAAAGATATAGAAGAAGCTCAACAAAATATTGTTAATATAATAAGAAAACTTGAAGAAGAGGGCGAAATTGTAACTCCTAGAGGAGGAGATGAAGTAGTTGTCTAGTATAATAAAATCTTCTCAAATAGTAGAAATTAAAGATAGAACTAATGTGTATAAAGAAGCACGAAATATCATAGACGATACAAGAAAACAACAAGATGATATATTAAACAAGGCTAAAGAGGAAGCTAAACGAATCATAGAACAGACAATAGAAAAAGCAAATAACGAGTCAGAAAAGATACTACATAATGCAAATGAAGAAGCAGAGAAAATTAAAAAGAAGGCTAAAGAAACAGGATACGAAGAAGGGCACCAGGAAGGCTATGATAAAGGCTATAATAAAGGACATGATGATGGTAAAAAAGAAGGCTATGAAATTGGATATGGTGAAGGAAAAGAAATAACAGATAAATTAATAGAAGAAGCAAATGAAATAAAAAAGAACTATCTTCAAGAAAGAGATCATATATTAAAAAGTATAGAGCCAGATGTAATAGATTTAGTAATTCAGACTTGTGAAAAAATAATAAATAAAGAATTAGATGAAAAAGAGACTATAATAGATGTAATTATTAAAGGAATAAACAGTTTAAATAGTAAAGATAGTTTAGTAATTAGAGTATCAAAGGAAGATTTCAATACAGCTTTTGAATCAAGGCAACAAATACTTGCAAAAGCAAGCTTGATCGAAGATGTAGATATTAAGTTAGACGCTAACTTAATAAAGGGAGACTGTATAATAGAGTCTTCTCAAGGAAATGCAGATGTAAGTGTTGGGTTACAAGTAGAAGAGATGAAAAAAATGATAAAAGGCTTACTAAATGGTGAGTGATGTTATGGATAAAATAAATATAAAAAAATACATAAATGCTGTTAGCAATAATGACTTTATAAGATATAGTGGAAATATTACTAAAGTTACTGGATTAACTATAGAGTCTCAAGGCCCGTTTGCTAGCATAGGAGAACTATGCTACATATATCCGTTTAATAAATGTGAACCAGTTTCAGCAGAAGTTGTAGGATTTAAAGATGGAAAAATACTACTGATGCCATTTGGAGAAATGGAGGGAATGGGGCCAGGTAGTACTGTAGTTGCTAGTGGACACTCACTAAGGGTAAATGTTGGTGAAGAATTAGTTGGGAGAATATTAGATGGACTCGGAAACCCAATAGATGGGAAAGGTCCAATAAAAACTGATAAATATTACTCAGTATCTAACTCTCCTCCTAATCCACTTAATAGAAAAAAGATTTCAGAAGTATTGCCTCTTGGAGTTAAAGCTATAGATGGATTACTAACGTGCGGAAAAGGACAAAGGGTAGGAATCTTTGCAGGAAGTGGTGTTGGAAAAAGTACTCTTATGGGTATGATAGCTAGAAATGCAGAGGCAGATATAAATGTTATAGGTCTGATAGGAGAAAGGGGAAGAGAAGTTAGAGAATTCATAGAAAATGACTTAAGAGAAGAAGGACTAAAAAAATCAATAGTAGTAGTAGCAACCTCAGATCAGCCTGCTTTGGTCAGAATGAAAGGAGCACTACTTACAACTGCTATTGCTGAATACTTTAGAGATAGAGGTAATAATGTAATGATGTTAATGGATTCTTTGACGAGATTTGCAATGGCACAAAGAGAGATTGGACTAGCAATAGGTGAACCTCCTGTAACAAGGGGATATACACCTTCAGTGTTCTCTATATTTCCTAAGTTACTAGAAAGAGCAGGAGCTTCTGACAAAGGAACTATAACAGGATTATATACAGTATTAGTAGATGGTGATGATATGAATGAGCCAATTACAGATACGGTAAGGGGTATATTAGATGGACATATAGTGTTATCTAGAAAACTTGCAAGTCAAAATCATTATCCAGCAATAGATGTACTGCAAAGTGTAAGTAGGGTAATGTCAAATATATGTACTAAAGAACATGTGATATTGTCAAACCAAATTAAAGATATACTAGCAACCTATAGAGAATCAGAAGATTTAATAAATATAGGAGCATATAAGAAAGGTTCAAATAAAAAAATAGACAATGCAATTGAAGTTATAGATGAAGTACAAAACTTTTTAAAACAGGGGATACTTGATAAGTATAACTTTGAGGAAACTTGTAATATCTTAGGAAGTTTGATGAATAACAACTAATCTATTAGGAGGCTGGTTATTTGGTAAAGTTTAACTTTAGATTAGAAAAGGTACTAGAATATAAACAAACTGTTGAAGACATAAAGAAATCAGAATATGGAAAAGTAAAACAACAGTTAGAAACTGAAAAAGATAAATTAGAAAAAATAGTATCGTATAAAGAAACTATGAAGAGAAAGAGAGATGAATTGGTTCAAAGAAAAACTACTGTTAATGAGCTAAAAATATATAATTCTTTTTTAAATGATATAACAACAAAAATAATAGCTCAAAGTGATGTAGTAGAGAGAACTGAAGAGAACGTAAATATTGCTAGAGATAAATTAGTAGAGTCAACTAAGGAAAAGAAAATATTACAGAACTTAAAATCAAGAGATTTTGACATATATCAATACGACTTAAAAAGAGAAGAAGACAAACTTAATGATCAATTTGTAAGTTATAGTAGTTCTACTAATATAGTGGGGGAATAATATGCCAAGTGAAAATGAAAGAATTACTAAAAGACCTTTTAAAATTAAATCTATATTATTAACGGTATTCATTTTAATACCTCTAGCTATTATGACTTTATTATATTTTGCTAGTGATACATTTAGAGATAAGGCTAATGGTGTATTAAAAAATGCACCTATTATAGGGGGGATAATAAGTAAATATCCTACTAAGACAGAAGTAAATGATAAAGAACTATCTATAGCTAGATATTATATAGAAGAACTTGATAAAGAAAGTGCAGCAGACAAATTATACATAATAAAGAAAGATGACGCAAAAGTATATGACACTATAATAAAAAAAATGAATACAGTATCTTCTAAAAAGACACAAGATATAGTTAAAGAAATTAGAAATCTTGAATTAAGAAAAGATTTAGTATCAACTTTATATGAAGAAATTCAAACAGAAAAAGATAAAAAGGTAAAGGCAAAAGCTTCTAATTTAGAAAGTATGGGAACTAGAGCTGCTATCCATGAAATAATGGATCGGACAAGCATAGAAGAAGGTGAGCTTGAAAAGATATTTACATATTTAAGTAACAATGCAGCTGTTGAAATATTACATTATATAGATGGTGGTACAAGAAGCGAAATAATGTATAAATTATCCAATATAGATATGAAAAGAAAAAATGAGTTACAAGGTCTATTAAATGAAAAGAGAAGAAAAGAAGAAGAATTAGAAATATCAGCTCAAAATTTAGCTAAAGTTTATGGCGTAAAGGATCCTATAAAAGCTTCAGAAGAAATAGCAAATACTGAAAAGTTATCTATGGATGTACTTACAAGATTATATATGAACTTAGACCCTAAAAAGTCAGCTGAGATACTAGTTCATTCTAAAGATGAAAAATTTAATAATGAATTATTTGAGTCAATTATAAGCTTAGAAGAATTAAGGGGAGTAGATCAGTCTGTTACCGTAGATATAACAAATGTGATGAATTTTTTACAAGATTACAATAAAAAAATAGATGATTTAGTAGTTCTATATGAAAAAATGACTCCAGATAATGCAGCTAAAGCTATAGAAAAGTTATTAGAAAATAAACAAGAGGTGACTGTGTTTAGTATTAAAGAAGAAAGCGGTTATAAACTTTCTGACCATAAAATAGCAATGGAAATTCTTAAGAAAATGAAAAAACCAAAAGTATCAAAGATATTAGGAAATTTAGAACCTGCAAAAGTAGCGCAGATAACTAGAGTGTTAGCTATAGAATAGCATTTGAAAGGAGGTGAAATAAGATGATAAGTCAAGGTGTAAATATGTTTTTTAAAGATTCAGGGACTACAGTAAATTCTAACTCAAAGCAAAGTACAAGAGACTTTAAAGATGGATTTAACAAAATATTAGAGCAAAAAAGAAACAATGAATTGGGAAACAATAAAAATAAGAGTAATGCAGGATCAGTAGCTCAAATAAGTAGACCAATTATAAAAGATGAATCTAAAATAAATGACGTGAGACAGGAGTCGAATAATAACAACAACATATCAGCTACTACTGAAACAACTAACAAGACAATCACGCAAAACATAA
Protein-coding regions in this window:
- the fliI gene encoding flagellar protein export ATPase FliI, with the protein product MDKINIKKYINAVSNNDFIRYSGNITKVTGLTIESQGPFASIGELCYIYPFNKCEPVSAEVVGFKDGKILLMPFGEMEGMGPGSTVVASGHSLRVNVGEELVGRILDGLGNPIDGKGPIKTDKYYSVSNSPPNPLNRKKISEVLPLGVKAIDGLLTCGKGQRVGIFAGSGVGKSTLMGMIARNAEADINVIGLIGERGREVREFIENDLREEGLKKSIVVVATSDQPALVRMKGALLTTAIAEYFRDRGNNVMMLMDSLTRFAMAQREIGLAIGEPPVTRGYTPSVFSIFPKLLERAGASDKGTITGLYTVLVDGDDMNEPITDTVRGILDGHIVLSRKLASQNHYPAIDVLQSVSRVMSNICTKEHVILSNQIKDILATYRESEDLINIGAYKKGSNKKIDNAIEVIDEVQNFLKQGILDKYNFEETCNILGSLMNNN
- the fliJ gene encoding flagellar export protein FliJ, with product MVKFNFRLEKVLEYKQTVEDIKKSEYGKVKQQLETEKDKLEKIVSYKETMKRKRDELVQRKTTVNELKIYNSFLNDITTKIIAQSDVVERTEENVNIARDKLVESTKEKKILQNLKSRDFDIYQYDLKREEDKLNDQFVSYSSSTNIVGE